The window AGAACTGGATGCAGGGAGCTGTAGCAAGCTCCTCCACAGCCTGAAGCCCTCCACCCAgctggcccccagccctggtCTGTGCCTGGCACTGGGGCAGAGCTCTGAGCCTGAGGAAGTTGCTGCAGCTACCACCCATAGGTGTCCCTGCACTGCACTCAGCTTGTCCCCACGTGCCCAGCCCAGGCTTcggggctggcaggggtggctgctggccaggcagcaaCAGGAGAGGGTGCAGACTCACAAGATTGAGGGATTGTCAGGGATGATGGGCCAGGATCTTGGCCAAAGGGGCAGAAAACGGGGAAGTCAAATGAAGAGATTATGGTGCATCCAGGAATGGTTATTTACCTTTTTACAGCTCAGGAAACCGctgcaaggagcagcaggaCTTGCCCATGGTCACCTGCAAGGCAGTAGCAAGTCAGAAAGCGAGTGCCTGTATCACCTGAGCAGCCACTCGGTATCATTTGCTGTGCTCCAGGCTGGTTGCATCCATTCACTGCCAAAATCAGGGCTTCTCAGCAGCAGGGACCGCTtgaggggcagctgggggctcaCTGCCACTCTCAGCTCAGTGCTGTGCCTGATGCCAGGCTACTCAGCCTGCCTTCCTGTTCCCTAAACCCAGCTGGCAGAAATCCCAGCTGCCCCTCGAGCAGTCCCTGGCTTCAAGCCTTTCCTTTGTGGCTCGAAAATGGGGGAGAGCCAGCCTGCGCTGAAAAGTCCCCCATAGCAGCTGGTGGGGAGAGAACAAGGGCGGTCGCCCCCACCTATAGATATCGAGTAACATAAAGGGCTAGAGTCTgagtttgtttcatttccagaaaatgagaaaagagtGAGAGACAGTGGCAGAAAGAAACCCCGCTGAAAATCCCCGCACTCTTGCTTTGacagagctgagctgcaaaTTTCCTTTCTGCAAGCTGCAGCATGTCCCCGACCAGCCACCaagctggggctgtccctgcgCAGCTGCATGACACCAGCACGGATGTCccagctgggggaaggggaattCAGACGTCGCTTTCGCTGTACTAAAGGCAGCAACacagtggtggccttggcagagTGCTGTGGAGCCGGGGCCGCAAGGCCGGCAGCATCGCAGCCACATCACGCTGAGCCACCGGAGCAGCAGCTTGGGAGCCCCAGGATactgcagccctgcaggtcCCTGCGCACGGGGGGCACGTTTCATATCGACGAGGGACCCTGGCATCTGGTGGAGATGGCCAGGTACGGTGCCTTGCTGAGGCGCCCGGAGGGGCATTGTGGGTCCATTTACAGAGCATTTCTGGGAGCTCTGCAGATGGGGACTTGCCAAGGGGACACGGTTTTGCTGACTGTTATTTCCTGGTACTGCTCGCCCTGGCCGTGCACAGCTGCTGGAAGCCCACATGGGCTGGCAAGCTGCGGCTTAGCCCGGGTGGCACATGCTGGGAGgcagtggtggtgctgggggtaGGGGAAGCCTTTGAGATGGGGAATGGGTTTTTGTGCCTGTGTTTCCTGAGTTGAACAGGGCTGCTTGCCAGGCAAGTGCCTTGCAGGGAGCCCCAGCGGCTGAAGTGCtagtgctgggctctgctgctgcgctgccagcccctgtgccACCCTCTGTACCAAACTGGGCCTGACCCCATTGCACAGGAGCCCCCAGCTtgccagcccctccagcccccctgTCAGCCCAGTTCCTTCCCCACTGTGGAAGGAAGGCAGGTGCCTGCCCCAGGTGATGGTGCAGGTGCGCTGGGAAAGATGGAGCCATGCTGCAGATGCTCAGGCCAGGGGTGCCCCTGGGACCACATGTGCAGGGGACACcccagctggcactggggagAAGACACAAGAGGAACTGTGCCTGGCCCCAGGGTTACAGGGCAGGAAGGCAAAACCAGAGACATGTGCTGCATGGGGATGGGAGCCCACCGCATACCGGACTTGCAGGAGACCCCAGTGTTTGGATGGGATTTCTGAGATGAAACACTACTGCCAGGCACCTACTTGCCCCCAGCCATTCCTCCCCATCAGGCatccccccccagccaccccatcTTCTTTTCCCAGGGGAAGCTGCTCTGCTCACTGCCAGTCCTACCTAGAGCCAAGGTGGAGACCCAGCAGAGACATGGTGCTCTTGGCTGCTCAGTAGTCGATGTAGGATCTGTCCGACAGTCTCACTAACAGCTACATCTGATTACTGGGTCACCAAAGGGTGACCACGCTGcacctgcaggagctgcccttTGATCTGCTGGAGACAGGAGGACCGAGGCTCTCCAGGAGCAtggtgggggcagagggagctCTGATCCTGAGCAACGTTGCAGGGCTTCAGCCGCccaggaaagcaaatgcagctTTCCAGTTGCCAGAGAGTAAATAAACCCTTGTGGAGTGCACTTTCCTTCTCTGGGTGGTTATGAAAGCAAAAGCCCTTTGGAGCATCCTGTTTACAGGGTCCCTGGGGCTgaaggctgggtgctgggctggacACCCGGCTTctctccccctgcacccccatgGCACCCgtccctccagctgtgccttgccTGGCCCTCGGCACCTCAGAAGGCCGAGTCCCAAAGCCCAAacctgctgtgggcagcagcccccagcccccacggGGTGACTGTGTGCAAGACATCACGCCTCGGTCCCTGGGGAAGTGCTGTCCCACCACTTTGGCAGGTTGCGCACACACCACTCCAGCCAGTTCCCCCTAATCAGGGCAGCGCAGGAAACACACGCGGTGCTGCTGCGGCTGCCGACACGTCCCGCCTGCCTGCCAGGGGGAAGGAGCTGCCGGGCTGTTGATGTCCTGGCCACCGGGCTGTTTGTGAGGGATGTCCTGGCCACCACGCAGTGCTGCCCTGGTTCCCAGAACGTTGCCTGTTCCACCACCCATCACCTGCTCCCACTCATGCACTGGTTTAGTTAGCCCCACAGGAGGGTCAAGCCTGCTCCTCCTTTGCTTACAATCTCTCCAGGAGGATcttatatatatctatatatctatataaataattttatttttattattattaattctattttttttaacctgttgtATCTCAGGTTTCCCAGCTTTGCCACTCCCTGAGCAGCCACGTCCCCAGGTGGGAAGCAGGTGGCTCttgttctgcagcagctcaaGCGCCTACCGGCCCAGCCGCGGGAGGGCTGGCGGAGGCGGAGGCGGCAGCACACCGTGTccccgccgcgctgcccagcccagctcgGGGACGCCGCAGGGCACAGCCCCTCCGCCCCGCTTCCCACCCGAGCCCCGGGCCGCGCCCCCCACCGGCCCCGCTCGCCTGCGGGACCCCCGCCGGGACGGTAGCGACCGGCAAGAGGCGCCGCCGCGGCCGCTCGCAGCCGGGCAAGAGCCGCCGTGGCGGAGGCAGCGAGCGGCCGCGGGCGCTAAGACACCCGGGGAGCGGCCTCTGCCCCCGCCCTGGGCACCGCGGGACCCTGCCCTGGGGGACAGCGGCGGGGGGCCGACCGGGCCGCGCCGCGGCAGTGACAGAGGCGACGGTCCCACGGtccccccccgcggggcgctCGGACGGACGCGACCGGCGGCGCAGCCGGTGCCACGGCGACCCCGCCCCGCGCGCTCGCGGCCGCTGCGCCCCACGCGCCTGCGCGGCCCCGCCCCACGGCGCCGCGTGCTGGCCGCGTCCCTCAGCTCGGTGACGCGCCGGGGCGCGGTCACGTAGCGGCGGCGGCGAGCGGAGCCCTGTGGCGCCATGGCGGGGCCGGGCGGAggtgggccgggccgggccgggcgggcatGGCGGCGGGGGTCCTCCcattccccccgcccccggcggcGGGTCCCTGGCGGCCCCAGCTCGGCCTCCCCGGCAGGGAGCGTTTCCATTGACAGGGCGCGGCGGCCGGTACCGGGGCTTGGCGCTGCCTGAGGGCCCGCAGGGCGCTCTGAGGGCGGCTCCCGGGACACGGTTGCTCGGCCCGCGCACCTGCCGCGAGCAccgaggggggtgggggtcccggggaCGGGGTCCGAGGGGGTCTGTGGCCCGGGGGGGATCCGAGGCCCGAGGGGGGAGGGCGTGGGGCCTGAGGGTTCCCAAAGGCGCAGGGGCAGCGGGCGCCAGGCCCCGCGGGCGGGGTGGCTTGGTGGGTTCCGTGTCCCTGGGGAGGCCCTGGGCGGCTgtcggggggcggggggccagcaggcccggcactgagcctcGCCGGGTGCCCGCAGGTGCGAAGGAGGACTTGTTGAACGTGCTGGACCTGGCGGAGTACACCAAGAACCGGCCCTGGTGGCGCAAGGTCTTCGCCCCCAGCTCGGGGTCGAGCGCTGAGAAGTACAATGTGGCCACACAGCTGGTGATCGGAGGGGTCACGGGATGGTAAGTTGTGCTGGGGTTGCTGTTGCTCGTGGCGGGCAGGATGCCTGTAGGCACTAGCCAGGCTTTCGGGAACACGCTGGCAGGTGCAGGGTGATCATCTGGCAATCTTTCAGAGGAGGCAGGTGTCCAGCTTGCTCGTCCCACTGTGCCCTGGTGTGGTCTGCTGAACTGTGGGAAGTCTTAAAAGCTGTCACTAAACTGGAACTGTTAGAACTAAGACTTAtctgctagggaaaaaaaatggcatcagTCTTTAATTTTTGAGGTGAGATAATTCTAACTTCTGGTGTAAAGTGGTAGTGTTGATTTTAGGACAGGCAAAGAGAGTCTCTTGGAACGAGGATACCTTCTTCCCTGGAGGTGGATGTGCTTTAGAAGTCTGCACAAAAGCCCTTCGTGGAGGTGGCTTGCTGCACCTGTGGATATGGTTCCTGGGGTTTTGTGTCACTTGTAGCAAGCACCAGCTTGGAGCTGGTGGCCTGTGGCTTTATTTGCAGCTTCATTCCCAGAGCAGCATTGTTTGAGCTGAAAACTTGGTGTAATCACGTTGCTTTGCTTCTTGCTGTGCCGGTCATCTTCATCTGGCACAGGTGTGACCATTTAAAAGTGTATGACGGACCTTCATTTTCTGATAGAAATACGAGCTGTCCACCTCTCTCGTATCTTCACTATGTGTATGTATTCAGAAATGGGTAAAAGCAAGTGGCTGTGTTGTTTTGCCATGTTGATAAGGAAACTGTGGTCAAAGTAAAGTCTGGTTTGGGAGGTACAATACACTAGCCCTTTTCTGCATGACTGAGCAATGGCCTGGCGCTTGCTTGAGTTCTCGTGGCTGCAATGATGTCTTTCACATTGAGAGCATGTAACCCAATTTGGAGACCAGTATAGCTTTAGACCACCCTTGTCtgcctgtttcagtgtttctcttctgagagacaaaaaggaaaagtttggGGAACCAAGAGGCTTGCCTTGTGATCTGCTCCCTGTGCTAtcatgaagcagcagcagatgtgctGCCTAATTTCCCTTCAGAGATGAtatcagttgttttttttaaaaaaaaaaataaaatcacttgtTGCTTTTGGTGAAATCATGAGTTTCCCATTACTCTTTTGGGAGAAGATTGACATTGAAGAGATAAGAATCAAAACTGCAAAAGGCTGAAATGTGATAGTGAGAAGTAAAAAGCTATAAAGCGTCATTTTTGGCTGAGTGCAGATTCTTTCTCTCTGGTTGCATGTGGGTTTCTTCTGCTGTTCGTCAGGCTGTCTCCAAGTCTTGGGTAATTACTGTCAAAGGCAGCCTTGCCTGTGGGAAGCATGCTGAGGAGTGTGTTTGGCATCTCGTTCTCCTGACTGGATCCTTGTTGATTTGTAGGTGTACTGGATTCATCTTCCAGAAAGTTGGAAAGCTGGCAGCGACAGCAGTGGGAGGTGGCTTTTTCCTACTTCAGGTGTGTATGAACAGCGGGCAAGCTTTTCAGAGAACTGTGCTGTGGGGGACGAAGGGCTGTCTAGTGATCATTACCTGCTGGGACGTGTGGGGCCAGTTCCCCGCTCTGCCAGGAGCCTTGTGTGGCCGTGGATGTCAAGGGTGTGTGTTCCACAGGGTGCATGGATGCAGCAGCAAAATAGGGTCAGTGTGTGTAAACTTAAGGATTGCCAAAAGGTTCTCTCCGCTTAGGGTCTGCTAACAAAGGCCAGGCCAAAGGTACGTGGGGGCTGTTATTGCAGGGGTACCCGAGTAAAGCAGGAGGCAGCCTTCAGCTACTGCAGGACTGTCTGGTCAGAACTGGGTACTGAGTCCTATGCCTGTAGAGATGGTGTCCCTGTAGGAACAGCCCTGGATGTCAAGAGGGATTTGTCCGTGTCTATAATATGCTTTCTGTCAACCTGGCTACTTGAGGAGTCAGGTCAGCATGGATAGGGTAGAGCATTGGGAAAGCGAAGAAAAACTGAGATCTCTCTCTCCTCAGCCGTTTCTCCTGGTTTGCAAGAACCTTGGCACTGAGGGGAGCTGCTCAGTTGTAGACATCTAGCAGGTACATCCTGCAGGAGGCAGAACAGCTCTCAGGCCTTGCCCAGCagtcttgtttgcttttcaggtgTTGTCTTGTGTGTAACTCGTTCTCCCCACTCTTCTGTCTCTGTTTGTTCTGCTGAAAGCCAGAAGCATGCTCTCAGCAGGGAGAGTTTCACAGCTGAATCATCCTGAccagataaaatatttagagaGGAACAGGCTATTAATAGCTGTGtccacccacagcagcaggaatgcTGCAGAGTCCCAGCGATATACGTGGCAGTTGTGAGTGGGAGGTGATGCCAACTTTAATATATTAGAGAATAGAGGCTGAAACAGGCTAAGCTCCAATGTGTTCCCTGCTGTTAGGGGATTACTGTGGGAGACAGATGTTGCAGGACAGTTAATACAGCTACCGGGGTGGTCCTTTGTCCAGTTTTTAAGCTAGTGTGCTCATCCTCTCAGCCCACTGGACCAGTGGCTGTGGTCAGGGAAGGCAGGTCGGGAAGGGGGTCTATTTAGCCATGGTCATGCAGGACTTTACTCCAGGAACTTTCTTTCCACCCCTCAAAACTCTAGATTGCAAACCACACGGGATACATCAAAGTGGACTGGAAGCTAGTAGAACGGGACGTGAACAAagccaagcagcagctgaaatttcACAGCAGTGGTAACAAAATGTCTCCAGAAGTGAAAAGCAAAGTGGATGAGGTGAGACAACTCTCCCAGGGCGTGTGCAGGTGCTTAGCTGGAGGGACAGCAGGAGACAGGATTTACTCCTGGACTCTTACAGATCTTCTGTTGTGCAAATACAAGGAAGGAATGCTTGCGTGACAGCAAGACTGGAGAGATGgcaaaggctgtggatgttgtctgcctagactttagtaaagcctttgacagcATTTCCCACAGTGTTCTCTTGGAGAAACTGGCtactcatggcttggacaggtgtactcCTCACTGGTAAAAAAACGGCTGGATGACTGAGCCCAGAGggtggtagtaaatggagttaaatccagccagtcacaggtggtgttccccgGGGCTCAGaactggggccagttctgtttaatctttatcaacaatctgTATGGGGGGATGGAGCGCACCCCCAGCCGGTCTGCGGAGgacaccaggctggggcagtgctgccctgctggggggcaggaggccctgcagggggtctggg of the Falco naumanni isolate bFalNau1 chromosome 14, bFalNau1.pat, whole genome shotgun sequence genome contains:
- the FUNDC2 gene encoding FUN14 domain-containing protein 2, which codes for MAGPGGGAKEDLLNVLDLAEYTKNRPWWRKVFAPSSGSSAEKYNVATQLVIGGVTGWCTGFIFQKVGKLAATAVGGGFFLLQIANHTGYIKVDWKLVERDVNKAKQQLKFHSSGNKMSPEVKSKVDEVIIFLKKNVILTGGFAGGFLLGMVS